A region of Myxococcota bacterium DNA encodes the following proteins:
- a CDS encoding glycoside hydrolase family 2 TIM barrel-domain containing protein, whose product MARNASVARSALAWIGFAVGMLGCAALALTLYLWFGDWPRATRDTVDYLRSVAATEDEPPEPLVMHPGGRRHTKLSGTWQRVVDPGNFPLADLAGWLPRETRPTSPADLVEAAFDPTQTLAVPGDWNSQAPELFHYQGAVWYRRRFEATPSPEVRHVLYFGAANYAASVYLNHRRVAVHRGGFTPFNVDVSEHLRPGENVVIVRVDSRVGALDVPTASTDWFSYGGLTRDVQLLELPRTYLRHYRVALREDESGIRAEFRLAGDPVGGQPVRLEIPELGVVATATSNVAGDAVVSVDAAPERWSPENPRLYEVLLQAGKDAVREEIGFRSFRVEGRDLLLNGEPVFLRGIALHEEAPGGGRAHGEADAKTLLGWAKELHCNFVRLAHYPHDAATVRLADRLGLLVWEEIPVYWNIAFEEPATLALAKQQLGELIERDVNRASVVLWSIANETPAGDARNAFLAELAAHARALDPSRPVTAALLSGPEFLRPFLTDAGLALATGIANEEWELPLEDPLAEIVDVAALNEYFGWYYTSLLAAVTPFEAQRVRRTVLEHLPRLRFTLAAEKPLIVSELGAGALAGRRADPESLAVFSEDLQARVYERQIAMLERQSIVRGVSPWVLMDFRSPMRLLPGVQDFWNRKGLISDAGERKLAFGVLRDWYQQLEAEARAPTATP is encoded by the coding sequence ATGGCCAGAAACGCATCGGTGGCCAGAAGCGCACTCGCCTGGATCGGTTTCGCAGTGGGGATGCTCGGTTGCGCGGCACTCGCGCTCACCCTCTACCTGTGGTTCGGAGACTGGCCGCGGGCGACCCGAGACACCGTCGACTACCTGCGGTCGGTGGCCGCCACCGAGGACGAGCCCCCCGAACCGCTGGTCATGCATCCCGGCGGCCGCCGACACACGAAGCTGTCGGGCACCTGGCAGCGCGTCGTCGACCCCGGGAACTTTCCGCTCGCGGATCTGGCCGGCTGGTTGCCCCGGGAAACGCGACCCACCTCGCCCGCTGATCTCGTCGAGGCGGCCTTCGATCCGACCCAGACGCTCGCCGTCCCGGGCGACTGGAACAGCCAGGCCCCGGAGCTCTTCCACTATCAGGGCGCGGTCTGGTATCGCCGCAGGTTCGAGGCGACGCCGTCTCCCGAAGTCCGGCACGTGCTCTATTTCGGCGCCGCGAACTACGCCGCCTCCGTCTATCTGAACCACCGACGCGTAGCGGTCCATCGCGGCGGCTTCACGCCCTTCAACGTCGACGTCAGCGAGCACCTCCGCCCGGGTGAGAACGTCGTGATCGTGCGCGTCGACAGCCGGGTCGGCGCCCTCGACGTGCCGACGGCGTCGACCGACTGGTTCTCCTACGGCGGCCTCACCCGTGACGTCCAGCTTCTCGAACTGCCCCGCACCTATCTGCGGCACTATCGCGTTGCCCTCCGCGAGGACGAGAGCGGCATTCGCGCCGAGTTTCGCCTGGCGGGCGATCCCGTCGGGGGACAGCCGGTTCGACTCGAGATCCCCGAGCTCGGGGTCGTGGCCACGGCGACGTCCAACGTCGCTGGCGACGCGGTGGTCTCGGTCGATGCAGCCCCGGAACGCTGGTCGCCCGAGAACCCGCGGCTCTACGAGGTCTTGCTCCAGGCGGGGAAGGACGCAGTGCGCGAGGAGATCGGCTTCCGGAGCTTCCGGGTCGAAGGCCGCGACCTCTTGCTCAACGGAGAGCCGGTCTTCCTGCGAGGGATCGCGCTCCACGAGGAGGCGCCCGGCGGCGGCCGCGCCCACGGCGAGGCCGACGCGAAGACCCTGCTCGGGTGGGCGAAGGAGCTGCACTGCAACTTCGTGCGCCTGGCCCACTATCCCCATGACGCCGCCACGGTCCGACTCGCCGACCGCCTCGGTCTCCTCGTCTGGGAAGAGATCCCGGTCTACTGGAACATCGCCTTCGAGGAACCCGCAACGCTGGCGCTCGCGAAGCAACAGCTCGGCGAGCTGATCGAGCGCGACGTGAACCGCGCGTCGGTGGTGTTGTGGTCGATCGCCAACGAGACACCCGCCGGTGACGCACGCAACGCCTTCCTGGCCGAGCTCGCCGCCCACGCCCGGGCACTCGACCCGAGTCGACCGGTCACCGCCGCGCTGCTCTCCGGGCCGGAGTTCCTCCGCCCGTTCCTCACGGACGCCGGCCTCGCCCTGGCGACGGGCATCGCGAACGAGGAATGGGAGCTTCCGCTCGAGGATCCGCTGGCCGAGATCGTCGACGTCGCCGCGCTCAACGAATACTTCGGCTGGTACTACACGAGTCTGCTCGCGGCCGTCACGCCCTTCGAAGCCCAACGCGTGCGCCGCACGGTGCTCGAGCACCTGCCGCGGCTGCGTTTCACGCTGGCGGCCGAGAAACCGCTGATCGTCAGCGAACTCGGCGCCGGCGCGCTCGCGGGCCGTCGCGCCGATCCCGAGTCCCTCGCGGTGTTCAGCGAAGACCTGCAGGCTCGGGTCTACGAACGCCAGATCGCCATGCTCGAGCGCCAGAGCATCGTCCGCGGCGTCTCGCCCTGGGTGCTGATGGACTTCCGCTCGCCGATGCGACTCCTGCCCGGCGTGCAGGACTTCTGGAACCGCAAAGGACTGATCTCGGATGCGGGGGAGCGGAAGCTGGCCTTCGGCGTGCTTCGCGACTGGTACCAGCAGCTCGAGGCCGAAGCGCGCGCGCCCACCGCGACGCCCTGA
- a CDS encoding ankyrin repeat domain-containing protein produces the protein MSDPTLFDQLGSLSPDDLVAAVAKADTHPSRIFNPAGTSLVLTCVFAGLGEHAEALRVRWPDLSLHDAATLGDTERVRALLAIPTDALDCLSPDGWTALHLAAHLGHTEIVGALLEAGAQTTIQSRAFEQNLPLHAACAGRSEDGVALLAERTPELDVRVAEGFTALMEAAYQGLPNAVETLLRLGADPRLRNDAGHDAADLAREAGHTALAEHLTAEAKALAR, from the coding sequence ATGTCCGACCCGACCCTCTTCGACCAGCTCGGCTCCCTCTCGCCCGACGACCTCGTCGCCGCCGTCGCGAAAGCCGACACCCACCCGAGTCGGATCTTCAACCCGGCGGGTACCAGCCTGGTGCTCACCTGCGTGTTCGCCGGCCTGGGTGAGCACGCCGAGGCCCTGCGCGTGCGCTGGCCCGACCTCTCGCTTCACGACGCCGCGACCCTCGGTGACACCGAACGCGTCCGTGCCCTGCTCGCGATCCCGACCGACGCCCTCGATTGTCTCTCCCCCGACGGCTGGACGGCGCTGCACCTCGCCGCGCACCTCGGACACACGGAGATCGTCGGGGCACTGCTCGAGGCCGGGGCGCAGACCACGATCCAGTCTCGCGCCTTCGAACAGAACCTCCCGCTGCACGCGGCCTGCGCGGGACGCTCGGAAGACGGGGTCGCGCTGCTGGCGGAGCGCACGCCCGAGCTCGACGTCCGTGTCGCCGAGGGTTTCACCGCGCTGATGGAAGCCGCGTATCAGGGGCTACCGAACGCCGTCGAGACGCTGCTCCGCCTCGGAGCGGATCCGCGGCTGCGCAACGATGCCGGACACGACGCCGCCGACCTCGCCCGGGAGGCCGGCCACACGGCGTTGGCCGAGCACCTCACCGCCGAGGCGAAAGCGCTGGCGCGCTAG
- a CDS encoding DUF3482 domain-containing protein, which yields MISRIPTFAVVGHPNKGKSSIVATLAHDDSVRVAPDPGTTIARQAYPMRVDGEVQYVLVDTPGFQRARRVLAWMRQRETHAGAHREVVAQFVAEHQGTGQFDDECELLAPLLEGAGILYVVDGSVPYGPEYEAEMEILRWTGQPSMALINPIDSDAYVEDWRAALQQYFKIVRVFDALEAPFEARLELLRGFGQLVEDWRRPLDAAVEVLAEERGRDHRRVGRALAGLVQRMLTHTVEKRLASDADPTLYESNLENQWKDALRDLERAGRREVERIYGHREIEREEGGLELLEQDLFSTDQWYFWGLNRRQLIASGAAGGAVLGGAIDIGVGGASLLLGSLVGAAIGGAGAWWSSHRLARIRVLELPLGGRLLRCGPAHSLNFPYVVLGRALYHHARIAGRTHADRSALRLDEDLEEDNWIERLDPARRKELDRLFRDLRSGEEHEEDLAICLTPIVADGDAPAV from the coding sequence GTGATCAGTCGGATCCCCACCTTCGCCGTTGTCGGACACCCGAACAAGGGGAAGTCGAGCATCGTGGCGACGCTGGCCCACGACGACTCGGTGCGCGTCGCGCCCGACCCGGGTACGACGATCGCGCGCCAGGCGTACCCGATGCGCGTGGATGGCGAGGTGCAGTACGTGCTCGTCGACACGCCGGGCTTCCAGCGGGCGCGCCGGGTCCTGGCCTGGATGCGACAACGTGAGACCCACGCCGGTGCCCACCGCGAAGTCGTCGCCCAGTTCGTCGCCGAGCACCAGGGGACCGGTCAGTTCGACGACGAGTGCGAGCTGCTGGCACCGCTCCTCGAAGGCGCGGGCATTCTCTACGTGGTCGACGGGTCCGTGCCCTATGGGCCCGAGTACGAGGCCGAGATGGAGATCCTGCGCTGGACGGGCCAACCCAGCATGGCGCTCATCAACCCGATCGACAGCGACGCCTACGTCGAAGATTGGCGCGCCGCCCTGCAGCAGTACTTCAAGATCGTGCGCGTGTTCGACGCGCTCGAAGCGCCCTTCGAAGCCCGCCTCGAGCTCTTGCGTGGCTTCGGGCAGCTGGTCGAGGATTGGCGCCGTCCCCTGGATGCGGCCGTGGAGGTGCTGGCAGAAGAGCGCGGTCGCGACCATCGCCGGGTGGGTCGGGCGCTCGCGGGGCTGGTGCAGCGGATGCTCACCCACACGGTCGAGAAGCGGCTGGCATCCGACGCCGATCCCACACTTTACGAGTCGAACCTCGAGAATCAGTGGAAGGATGCCCTGCGCGATCTCGAACGTGCCGGGCGACGCGAGGTCGAGCGGATCTACGGCCACCGCGAGATCGAACGGGAAGAGGGCGGGCTCGAACTTCTCGAGCAGGACCTCTTCTCCACCGACCAGTGGTACTTCTGGGGACTGAACCGCCGTCAGCTGATTGCCTCGGGGGCCGCGGGAGGCGCGGTGCTCGGTGGCGCGATCGACATCGGCGTGGGCGGGGCGTCGCTCTTGCTGGGAAGCCTGGTGGGCGCCGCGATCGGTGGGGCCGGCGCGTGGTGGTCGAGCCACCGGCTCGCCCGCATCCGGGTCCTCGAACTGCCTCTCGGTGGACGGCTGCTCCGCTGCGGTCCCGCCCACAGCCTCAATTTCCCCTACGTCGTCCTCGGGCGGGCGCTCTACCACCACGCGCGCATCGCCGGGCGCACCCACGCCGACCGCAGTGCGCTACGCCTCGACGAGGACCTCGAAGAGGACAACTGGATCGAGCGCCTCGATCCGGCGCGCCGCAAGGAACTCGATCGGCTCTTCCGGGACCTGCGTTCGGGCGAGGAGCACGAGGAAGACCTGGCGATCTGCCTGACGCCGATCGTGGCGGACGGCGACGCGCCCGCCGTCTAG
- a CDS encoding DUF2868 domain-containing protein → MPTGPTPLPRVDLARVVDLADRLEADHQLEPETLRERDRTLGRELADHVADATARVEAWLDRLRTGSDPTAGERAQRAERTLRALLIGVGGALGVGAALAFFRYDGTHPVNVVQVLAFFVALQAVLLIGTAILALPETWRSRVPGLAAVQDVLRLASPGRWQPALRRALPAAQRDALERASGLARRHQRLYGDVQKWSLLALSQWFALSFHAAAWATAAALVTFSDLAFGWSTTLDVSVAEVHRIADALARPWSTLWPEAVPSLALVEQTQYFRGQGGLVIDALDSAAWWRFVLAAMALYGALPRLVALVFVSWRRSRALDRAFRHLPGVAALRDRLDSRWVSTGADRPERRPAAEGPAPARAPQERPTQLRAVRWSGLPLSEADVRVLLTPLGAELVEVLDGGAGSRLGDAELVAALGVDASAPTLLVKGWEPPLGELLDWLDELRAALGDGRPILVVPVEASEGDAPGFRFATGRMAETWVRRLDRAGDPWLEVIAGSR, encoded by the coding sequence ATGCCGACCGGGCCCACGCCATTGCCGCGCGTCGACCTCGCCCGCGTCGTCGATCTCGCCGACCGACTCGAAGCCGATCACCAGCTGGAGCCCGAGACGCTCCGCGAGCGCGATCGCACCCTCGGTCGCGAGCTCGCCGATCACGTGGCCGACGCGACCGCGCGGGTCGAGGCCTGGCTCGATCGCCTCCGCACCGGCAGCGATCCCACCGCAGGCGAGCGAGCCCAGCGTGCCGAGCGCACCCTGCGCGCGCTGTTGATCGGGGTCGGTGGTGCGCTCGGCGTGGGCGCAGCCCTGGCATTCTTCCGCTACGACGGCACCCACCCGGTGAACGTCGTCCAGGTGCTGGCGTTCTTCGTGGCCCTCCAGGCCGTGCTGCTCATCGGGACCGCGATCCTGGCTCTGCCCGAGACCTGGCGGAGTCGGGTTCCCGGCCTGGCGGCGGTGCAGGACGTGCTGCGGTTGGCGAGCCCGGGTCGCTGGCAGCCCGCGCTGCGCCGCGCGCTTCCGGCTGCCCAGCGCGACGCGCTCGAACGTGCGTCGGGTCTCGCACGGCGGCATCAGCGGCTCTACGGCGACGTCCAGAAGTGGTCGCTGTTGGCGCTCTCCCAGTGGTTCGCCCTGTCTTTTCACGCGGCGGCGTGGGCGACGGCGGCGGCGCTCGTGACCTTCAGTGACCTGGCCTTCGGCTGGTCGACGACCCTCGACGTGTCCGTTGCCGAGGTGCACCGCATCGCAGACGCACTCGCGCGCCCCTGGTCGACGCTCTGGCCCGAGGCCGTGCCGAGCCTCGCCCTCGTCGAGCAGACCCAGTACTTCCGAGGCCAGGGCGGGTTGGTGATCGACGCCCTCGACTCGGCGGCCTGGTGGCGCTTCGTACTCGCGGCGATGGCCCTCTACGGTGCACTGCCCCGGCTCGTGGCGCTGGTCTTCGTGAGCTGGCGGCGTTCCCGCGCACTCGACCGGGCGTTTCGACACCTGCCCGGCGTCGCCGCGCTGCGCGACCGGCTGGACTCCCGCTGGGTGTCGACGGGAGCCGACCGCCCCGAGAGACGCCCGGCGGCCGAGGGCCCGGCACCGGCACGCGCACCCCAGGAGCGGCCGACCCAGCTGCGGGCCGTGCGGTGGTCGGGCCTCCCGCTCTCGGAAGCCGACGTTCGGGTGCTGCTCACACCGCTCGGGGCCGAACTGGTCGAGGTGCTCGACGGCGGTGCTGGCAGCCGACTCGGCGACGCCGAGCTCGTTGCCGCGCTGGGGGTCGACGCGTCGGCACCGACCCTGCTGGTCAAGGGCTGGGAGCCGCCCCTCGGCGAACTGCTCGATTGGCTCGACGAGCTGAGGGCGGCGCTCGGCGACGGGCGTCCCATCCTGGTCGTACCGGTGGAGGCGAGCGAGGGGGATGCGCCCGGCTTTCGCTTCGCGACGGGTCGCATGGCCGAGACCTGGGTGCGTCGTCTCGACCGCGCCGGCGACCCCTGGCTCGAAGTGATCGCAGGGTCGAGATGA
- a CDS encoding MerR family transcriptional regulator, with translation MSELRIGEVARATGLRASAIRYYEERGLVAAAGRRGGARVFDDTVLDRLAVIELAKSAGFSLIEIERLLGGFSRRTGPGPRWRALTATKREELGRRITEAQRMLGLLETLDGCECPTLEDCGKALRDA, from the coding sequence ATGAGCGAACTGCGCATTGGCGAAGTGGCCCGGGCGACGGGACTGCGCGCCTCGGCGATTCGGTACTACGAAGAGCGCGGTCTCGTGGCGGCCGCGGGCAGGCGGGGCGGTGCGCGCGTATTCGACGATACGGTGCTGGATCGCCTCGCGGTGATCGAGCTGGCGAAGAGCGCGGGGTTTTCCTTGATCGAGATCGAGCGACTCCTCGGCGGCTTCTCGCGGCGCACAGGGCCCGGGCCCCGCTGGCGGGCGTTGACGGCGACGAAGCGCGAAGAGCTCGGGCGGCGCATCACCGAGGCCCAGCGCATGCTGGGGCTGCTGGAGACCCTCGACGGTTGCGAGTGTCCCACCCTCGAGGACTGCGGAAAGGCGTTGCGCGACGCTTGA
- a CDS encoding Zn-dependent alcohol dehydrogenase encodes MKAAVLWELNKELEVRDDVQLTELGPNDVHVKTVSSGVCHSDVSAQNGTIPTGLPCVLGHEGAGVVLEVGSAVTGLQAGDHAIVSFTPACRVCNNCMRGQANLCEATMGMILAPRFKVGDQVMGGMTGCGTFSEEMILPEAAVIKVDNDIPLNVVSLIGCGVMTGVGASINTAAIKPGTSVAVIGCGGVGISAIQGARIAGASEIVAVDTVDSKLEMAKKFGATHAVKPDDLEGAKNDVTGGEGFDYALECVGHPATIRSTYDAVRRGGTAVVVGVGRMDQKIEFTAFELFYAEKTLKGSMYGSANVRTDFPRLLRLWKSGKLDLEGMISRRIQLDDINDAFRAMQAGEVIRSVIDYA; translated from the coding sequence ATGAAGGCAGCCGTTCTCTGGGAGCTCAACAAGGAACTCGAGGTGCGCGACGACGTCCAGCTGACCGAGCTGGGCCCGAACGACGTCCACGTGAAGACCGTGTCGAGCGGAGTGTGCCACTCGGATGTCTCCGCGCAGAACGGCACGATCCCGACGGGACTTCCGTGTGTGCTGGGCCATGAAGGCGCGGGCGTCGTCCTCGAAGTGGGGTCTGCGGTGACGGGTCTGCAGGCCGGTGACCACGCCATCGTCTCGTTCACGCCCGCCTGCCGGGTCTGCAACAACTGCATGCGCGGCCAGGCGAACCTCTGCGAGGCGACGATGGGCATGATCCTGGCGCCGCGCTTCAAGGTCGGTGACCAGGTGATGGGTGGCATGACCGGCTGCGGCACCTTCTCGGAAGAGATGATTCTGCCCGAGGCGGCGGTCATCAAGGTCGACAACGACATCCCGCTGAACGTCGTATCGCTGATCGGCTGCGGCGTGATGACCGGCGTGGGCGCCTCGATCAACACGGCAGCCATCAAGCCCGGTACCTCCGTGGCGGTGATCGGCTGCGGCGGCGTCGGCATCTCGGCGATCCAGGGAGCGCGCATTGCGGGTGCCTCGGAGATCGTCGCGGTCGACACGGTCGATTCGAAGCTCGAGATGGCGAAGAAGTTCGGGGCGACCCATGCGGTGAAGCCCGACGACCTCGAGGGCGCGAAGAACGACGTCACGGGCGGCGAGGGCTTCGACTACGCCCTCGAATGTGTTGGGCACCCGGCCACGATCCGTTCCACCTACGACGCCGTCCGCCGCGGCGGGACGGCCGTGGTGGTGGGCGTGGGCCGCATGGACCAGAAGATCGAGTTCACCGCCTTCGAACTCTTCTACGCCGAGAAGACGCTCAAGGGCTCCATGTATGGCAGCGCCAACGTGCGGACCGACTTCCCGCGCCTGCTGCGCCTCTGGAAGTCCGGGAAGCTCGACCTCGAGGGCATGATCAGCCGCCGCATCCAGCTGGACGACATCAACGACGCCTTCCGCGCGATGCAGGCCGGCGAGGTGATCCGCTCGGTCATCGACTACGCCTAG
- a CDS encoding nuclear transport factor 2 family protein: MTDDALKIDALEARLAALERRAAATEAVLEIQRLKAEYARLVDARYLRGGGVIAPDALETVSRDIAALFTPDGRWDGGAALGVSEGRDAIAARMREPTLEFSWHFFVKPEIQVDGDRATGRWDILSPCTTKEGRPMWMTGVEHDNYRRHEGQWLHETMELEVIFMAPHDRGWAKRRNG; this comes from the coding sequence ATGACCGACGACGCCCTGAAAATCGACGCGCTGGAAGCCCGCCTCGCCGCGCTCGAGCGGCGCGCCGCTGCTACCGAAGCGGTGCTGGAGATCCAGCGACTCAAGGCCGAGTACGCTCGCCTGGTCGACGCGCGCTACCTGCGCGGCGGCGGCGTCATCGCGCCCGACGCGCTCGAGACCGTCAGCCGCGACATTGCGGCGCTCTTCACCCCCGACGGGCGCTGGGACGGCGGCGCCGCCCTCGGCGTCAGCGAAGGACGGGACGCGATTGCCGCGCGCATGCGCGAGCCGACCCTCGAGTTCTCCTGGCACTTCTTCGTGAAGCCCGAGATCCAGGTCGATGGGGATCGGGCGACCGGGCGCTGGGACATCCTCTCGCCCTGCACGACCAAGGAAGGTCGCCCGATGTGGATGACCGGCGTCGAGCACGACAACTACCGTCGCCACGAGGGCCAGTGGCTCCATGAGACCATGGAACTCGAGGTGATCTTCATGGCCCCCCACGACCGCGGCTGGGCGAAGCGCCGCAACGGCTGA
- a CDS encoding dipeptidase, which yields MAVTPPAKPAHTRRVWIVLLAVAALWGALAFGLEAFLNRVTPAALPAVSADTRAFHDAQLVADLHADSLLFRRDLSQRARFGHADFSRLRSGGVGLQVFAVVTRVPLGSNFDHTPADRLDLVRAYGCVTWAPSCFAGPFRRLADQAERLANSVARDSKAVWIRSREDLARFEIRHREDPETLGVLLAIEGAHALEGEVANLERAHALGVRMIGLTHFFDNAYAGSAHGVDKNGLTELGRDTLIRMQQLGMVVDLAHLAPRAIPQVLAHAKNPVVVSHGGAYGVCPSRRTLSDDEIRAVAANGGVIGIGFWPGAICGTTPADVARSVRYVVERVGDDHVAFGSDYDGATHVGFDATAFPSLTQALRDSGLSDASVRKVLGGNVLRVLRENLP from the coding sequence ATGGCGGTGACTCCTCCCGCGAAGCCCGCGCACACACGACGCGTGTGGATCGTCTTGCTGGCCGTCGCCGCGCTCTGGGGCGCCCTCGCCTTCGGCCTGGAGGCGTTCCTCAACCGCGTCACCCCGGCAGCGCTCCCCGCGGTGTCCGCCGACACCCGCGCCTTCCACGACGCCCAGCTGGTCGCGGATCTGCACGCCGACTCGCTGCTCTTCCGACGCGACCTGAGCCAGCGCGCGCGTTTCGGACATGCGGATTTCTCGCGGTTGCGCTCGGGAGGCGTCGGCCTCCAGGTGTTCGCCGTCGTGACTCGGGTGCCCCTCGGCAGCAACTTCGACCACACGCCCGCCGACCGCCTCGACCTGGTGCGCGCCTACGGCTGCGTCACCTGGGCGCCCAGCTGTTTCGCCGGCCCGTTCCGACGGCTCGCAGATCAGGCGGAACGGCTCGCGAATTCCGTCGCACGCGATTCGAAGGCGGTGTGGATCCGCAGCCGGGAGGATCTCGCGCGCTTCGAAATCCGGCACCGCGAAGATCCGGAGACCCTCGGCGTCCTGCTCGCGATCGAGGGAGCCCACGCGCTGGAAGGGGAAGTCGCCAATCTCGAGCGCGCGCACGCACTCGGTGTGCGCATGATCGGCCTGACCCATTTCTTCGACAACGCCTACGCCGGTTCGGCGCACGGTGTGGACAAGAACGGCCTGACCGAACTGGGGCGGGACACCTTGATCCGCATGCAGCAGCTGGGCATGGTGGTGGACCTCGCCCACCTCGCGCCGCGCGCGATCCCGCAGGTGCTCGCGCACGCGAAGAATCCGGTCGTGGTCTCCCACGGCGGCGCCTACGGCGTGTGTCCCAGCCGCCGCACCCTCTCCGACGACGAGATCCGCGCGGTCGCCGCGAACGGCGGCGTCATCGGCATCGGCTTCTGGCCCGGCGCGATCTGCGGCACGACGCCCGCGGACGTCGCGCGCAGCGTCCGCTACGTCGTGGAGCGGGTCGGCGATGACCATGTCGCATTCGGTTCGGACTACGACGGAGCGACCCACGTCGGCTTCGACGCGACCGCCTTCCCCTCCCTCACGCAGGCGCTCCGGGACAGCGGCCTCTCGGACGCGAGCGTCCGGAAGGTGCTGGGAGGGAACGTCCTGCGGGTGCTGCGGGAAAACCTGCCCTGA
- a CDS encoding SDR family oxidoreductase: MKLEGRVAWVTGGGSGLGRAISQCFAAEGARVVVNDLRPETAEETVKMLAGSGHLAQGGDISDSARVAEMGAQIRQECGRLDVLVNNAGVDRLPGDGMEDVLSGGASASLVTVMPDAGWTRMLEIHLNGAFFCAREAAKLMLETGSGSIINMSSIAGLAGMGPIHYATAKGGLLGFTKSLARELGPRKIRVNAICPGAIDTPMAQALPEPVLKGFIAATPLRRMGTAEEIAAAALFFASDDGAYLTGQALSPNGGIHIG, translated from the coding sequence ATGAAACTCGAAGGACGCGTGGCGTGGGTCACTGGCGGCGGTTCGGGGCTCGGTCGTGCCATCAGTCAGTGTTTCGCGGCCGAGGGAGCGCGGGTGGTGGTGAACGATCTGCGGCCCGAGACCGCCGAGGAAACGGTCAAGATGCTCGCCGGCAGCGGCCATCTGGCCCAGGGCGGCGACATCTCGGACAGCGCGCGCGTCGCGGAGATGGGGGCGCAGATCCGTCAGGAGTGCGGACGCCTGGACGTCCTCGTGAACAACGCCGGGGTCGACCGTCTTCCCGGCGACGGCATGGAAGACGTGTTGAGTGGCGGCGCGAGCGCGTCTCTGGTGACCGTGATGCCGGACGCCGGCTGGACGCGCATGCTCGAGATCCACCTCAACGGCGCGTTCTTCTGTGCGCGAGAGGCGGCGAAGCTGATGCTCGAGACCGGCTCGGGGTCGATCATCAACATGTCGAGCATCGCCGGCCTCGCCGGGATGGGACCGATCCACTACGCGACGGCGAAGGGCGGCCTGCTCGGCTTCACGAAGTCGCTGGCCCGGGAGCTCGGGCCGCGCAAGATCCGGGTCAACGCGATCTGCCCGGGCGCCATCGATACGCCCATGGCCCAGGCGCTGCCCGAGCCGGTGCTAAAGGGGTTCATCGCGGCGACTCCCCTGCGTCGCATGGGCACCGCCGAAGAGATCGCGGCGGCGGCGCTGTTCTTCGCGAGCGACGACGGCGCGTATCTGACGGGACAGGCGCTGTCTCCGAACGGCGGCATTCACATCGGCTGA
- a CDS encoding alpha/beta hydrolase — translation MTPPEVVGPASHFYVSQRLRLHYVDWGNEQKPLLLLVHGNRDHARSWDWVAQELRHDWHVVAPDLRGHGDSAWAVGSHYAPTDFVFDIVQLLDVLGPTPATIVGHSLGGAVSVQVAGAFPERVKKLAVIEGLGPPPAVLERIQGVPRWQRVRDWTGQMQKLAARQPRRYASIDEAAKRMQDENSFLSEAQARHLTIHGVARNEDGSFSWKFDNYTRAFPPGGFSDEDAAESRRRIACPVLLVRGTESWANDPASDRRAEDFADVRLVPIEGAGHWAHHDRFDVFMQTLRTFLEEESQ, via the coding sequence ATGACGCCCCCCGAAGTCGTCGGACCGGCTTCCCATTTCTACGTCTCGCAGCGCCTGCGTCTGCACTACGTCGACTGGGGAAACGAGCAGAAGCCGCTCCTCCTGTTGGTGCACGGGAATCGCGACCACGCCCGTAGCTGGGACTGGGTGGCGCAGGAACTCCGGCACGACTGGCACGTCGTGGCGCCGGACCTGCGCGGCCACGGCGACAGCGCGTGGGCGGTCGGGAGCCACTACGCCCCGACCGACTTCGTCTTCGACATCGTACAGCTGCTCGACGTGTTGGGTCCCACTCCCGCGACGATCGTCGGACATTCCCTCGGAGGCGCGGTGAGCGTGCAGGTGGCCGGCGCGTTCCCCGAGCGCGTGAAGAAGCTGGCCGTGATCGAGGGACTCGGGCCGCCCCCGGCGGTCCTCGAGCGCATCCAGGGCGTGCCGCGCTGGCAGCGCGTTCGCGACTGGACCGGGCAGATGCAGAAGCTCGCCGCGCGCCAGCCGCGGCGCTACGCGTCGATCGACGAGGCTGCGAAGCGGATGCAGGACGAGAACAGCTTTCTCTCCGAGGCCCAGGCCCGCCACCTCACGATCCACGGGGTCGCCCGCAACGAAGACGGAAGCTTCTCATGGAAGTTCGACAACTACACCCGAGCGTTCCCACCCGGCGGCTTCAGCGACGAAGACGCGGCCGAGTCGCGGCGGCGCATTGCGTGTCCGGTCCTCCTGGTTCGCGGGACCGAGAGCTGGGCGAACGACCCGGCATCGGATCGCCGCGCAGAGGACTTCGCCGACGTGCGCCTCGTCCCCATCGAGGGGGCGGGCCACTGGGCGCACCACGATCGCTTCGACGTCTTCATGCAGACGTTGCGCACATTCTTGGAGGAAGAATCCCAATGA